The genomic stretch TCGATCTCGTCACGCAGGCCGAAGCGGTTCCCGCGGCGCGCCGGGAGTTCCTCGCGGCCACCGGCCAGGGGGGCGAGTGAAGCCGGTCCTGCCGCCGCCCCTCCCTCCCGGAGGACGGATCGGAGTGGTTGCCCCCGCGGGCCCGATCCGCGCCGACGCGCTGGAGGAAGGGCTGGCCTATCTTCGCGGCCGAGGCTTCGAGGTGGTGGAAGGAAAGCACCTTCGCTGCCGCCATGGCTATCTCGCCGGAACGGACGCCCAGCGCACCGCCGATCTCAACCGGGCCATGGCCGATCCGCGGTTGGACGCGGTGGTGTTCGCGCGCGGCGGTTACGGATGCGGGCGGATTCTGGCGGACCTCGATTTCGCTCCCTTGAGGTCCAGGCCGAAGCTCTTCCTCGGCTATTCCGATCTCACGGCGTTCTACGCTGCCTTGAGACGCGCGACTGGCCTCGCCGGCTTCTACGGTCCGATGGTCCTGAACTTCAACGGCGCCGGAAAGGAGTTCCGGGAATCGTCGCTCTGGTCGGTGCTGAGCCGGAGCGCGGGGTGGAATCAATTCCGCCTGCCGCGCCGCGGGATCCTGCGGGAAGGGCGTTCCGAGGGGATGCTGATCGGAGGGTGTCTGTCGATCCTGGTTTCCCTGTTGGGGACGCCGTTCGATCTCGACACGCGCGGCGCCATCCTGTTCTGGGAGGAGGTCGACGAAGAGCCCTACCGGATCGATCGGATGCTGAACCACCTGCGGTTGGCGGGGAAGCTCGAGAACCTCCGGGGGATGGTCGTCGGCAGGCTGGAGCGCTGCAACCCGAAAGGGAAGACCCCCGGGCTGCCGCTGGCGGAGATCGTGACCGATCATCTGCGCGGGACGCGCTTCCCGGTCGTGCTCGATTTTCCCGCCGGTCACGCCCCCGGCAAGCTCACTCTGCCGCTGGGGCTCCCCGCCCGTCTGGACACCGGCGCCCGGTTGCTCGAAATCCTCACTTGAGAAGCGCGGGGGCCCGCCCGGTCCTTGGGACAGGCTACTCGACCCCGCCACGGCGACGGAGGAGCTCCGAGGCGGCGTCGTGCCCGTTGTCGCGCGCCAGGGTGAGGGCGGTGCGCCCGTCGTCGGTCCGGGAGTTGACCTCGGCCCCCTGGTCGAGCAGAAGCTCCACCATCTTCAAGTTGGCCTGCGCCGCGGCCTGGTGCAGCGGCGTGTATCCCTTTTCCTGCTTGCGATTCGGATCGGCGCCGCGCGCCAGGAGAAGGCGGACGATCTCCAGGGAGATGGCCGGCTGACGGTGGGCGGCCGCGGAGTGGATCGGTCGCAACCGGCTGCCGTTCCTCGACTCGGCGTCGACCTCCGCGCCGCAGTCCAGAAGCAGGCGCGCGACTCCCGGATGCCCGAAGAACGCCGCCAAGTGAAGGGGGGTAAAGCCGTCGGAGGAATAGGCGTTCACCAGGCCCGGCTCGGAGCGCGCGAGCGAAGTCACCTCGCCGAGCGAGCCCAGGGCCGCGGCCTCGAAGACGTCGAGGATCTTGCGCCCGCCGCACAAAAGCTGCGCCAGGTCGTTCCGCCCCAGGTAGACCGCCAGAAGGACCATCGAGACCCCGGCTGGATCCCGCGTCGAGGAGAGGCTCGGATCGGAGCGCAGGAGCGCGGTGACTCGATCCGTGTCCCCGGCTTTGAGAGCGGCGATCATCTCCTCGGAAGTCGTCATGGCCCGCCTAAGGGATCACCCGGAAGGGAATCTCCTGGGTGACGCTTTTCTGCGCGACCTCGTCGGTGACCTTGATGGCCAGCTTGTAATCGCCGTCCACCCAGCCCTTCTGGGTAGCGGTGGGCTTGATGAGCTGGAAGGAGAAGGCGGCGATCTGACTCGTCCGGTTCTTCTCGATCTGGGGCGCGGTGACGGGATGGTAGTCCCCCTTCTGTTTCAGAAGGAAGTCGTATTGGATGGTCAGGTTGGGCTGCCCCGTCGCAGGATCCGTCGCCGCGTTGTAGATTTGATAGTACCAGGCCATGTCGGTTCCCTGCTTGAAGACGCCGTCCAGGGACGGCACGACGCGGAAGGAGCCGAGGTAGAACGGAGCCTTCTTTCCGTCCGTCACGGCCGGCGGGGTCAGGGGTCCTTCCAGCTTCCGGACCAGGGCGACGGTGCTCAGCGCCAAGCCGCCCCCCTCGTATTTCGGAATCTCGATCGATTGTTTCACGACGCCCGCTTTGCCGGTTTCCGGGCTGCGAACTCCCGCGAGCAGGATGTAGCGGCCGGGGTGCAATCCGGCGCCTCCCTGGAACAGCAGGACGGAGCTCGAGGGATCGGCGTTTTCCGTCTCGGCCGGCAGGAAACTGTCGGGCGCCGCGAGGGTGACCGCGCGGACGTCCCCGGATTCCGCGGCGAACCGGGCGAAGCCGAGGAGAGGGGAGCCGGCGTCGGCGCGCGCCACGGCGAGCGTGACGACGGCGAACGAATCTCCCTTCGTGGCCTGGTATACGTCGGTTCGGACCTGGAGGGGGATCGCGGTGGGCAGCAGGTCGCTTCCGGCCAGCGAATCGAGCAGCTTGCTCTCTTCGGTGGCTGCGGCTTCCGGGGGAGGCGCCGACTCGAGCGCGGGGAGGGCCTGGGCGACGGCCGGCGCCGGCGCGAAGATCTCCTTGGCTTTCGGACCGAGCCCGCGAAGGAATTCATTGGAGTTGAAGATCGCCTCGACGTCCTTCTTCCCGAGAAGGAGGATGTTTCCCGCCTCGACCGCGTGGAAGAGGATCTTGAAGGAGGCGGGCGTCACGTGGGGGACGTTCTCGTAGACCCACTCCATGTTCTTGCCGGTGTTCACCTTGGCCGGCATTCCGAGAAGGAGGAAGACCTGTCCGCGGTCGCTGATGGCTCCCGTCTCGGTCGTCTGGATGAAGCGCTTGTTTGCCTCGTCCACCCGCTTCGCGAAGAACTCGAGGTATTCATTGGCCGGCGTGCCGGGGGTCGGGTCCCGGCGTTCCCAGAACTCCTTCACGAACCGCTTGAAGTCTTCGTCGGTTTTTAGCCCCTTGAGCTGCTTTTCCTCTTCGGCGGTCAGGAGGCAGCGCACCGGGCCGTGGGACCATTTCTTCCCGGGTTGATTCCAGTCCGCCGGCTGGATCTCGGCGGCGAAGGAAAGCGTCGCCGCGAGCAAACCGGTCAGAATCGATCCGAACCCTAGACGCTTGACCATGCCGTCCCTCCTCACTGTCCCTGCGCTCCGACCCAGGAATACGGGACGCTCCGCGCGACGGGACGCGACATTATAGGCGTGGCCCGGGCCGGTTGCCAGCCGCCGCTCTTCCCCTCATTGGACGACGAAGGGGACACCGCACGACTCCACCTGGCCGGTGACCCGATCGGAGACGGTCACGGTCAGCAGATACTCTCCCCGATCCCACCCTTGAAGCGGAAAGATGAAGGCATGCGTCGGGGCGGAATTGTCCCTGAGAACGACCGGTTTCCCCTGAGCCACGAAGCGCCCCTGTCTTCTGCGGGAGATGTCGTAGGAGAGATCCAGATGAAGCCGTCCCCCCGGCGCCGCCGGGACGGCATGATAGACCTGGAAATAGAAGCCGAAGTCGCCGCCCACAGGGAAGAAAGGCTCCAGCTTCGGCAGCATCCGCAGCTTCCCGAGAACGAAGCCGCGTCCGCCGGCCGCGGCGGCGGATAAGTCCGGAACCTCTTCGGCAAGAACGGGGCCGGTCAGCCGCAGGAGATCTCCGCTGAAGTCGGGCACGGTGACCCGCTCTCCGACCGCACCGATCCGCGGGCCGACGCGGACCCCGAGGTTCACCTGGTACTCCCCGGCCGGCAGAACCCCCCGGACTTCGTAGAGACGGTGAAAGCGTCCGCCGACGTCCTGCCGCGGCGCCTCCTCCGGCGCGGCATGGGTCGAGGAGAACTGGTAGACCTGGGTCCGGTCGCCCACTTTTTCCAGGCGGCCGAAGATTTCGGCGGCGGCCGACGGGCTCTTGTCCATTTCCTCGGCGGGGATGGCCAGGGTGATGAGGGCGGTCGTGGCGCTTCCGCTTTGGAAGAAATCGAACC from Candidatus Polarisedimenticolia bacterium encodes the following:
- a CDS encoding LD-carboxypeptidase; the encoded protein is MKPVLPPPLPPGGRIGVVAPAGPIRADALEEGLAYLRGRGFEVVEGKHLRCRHGYLAGTDAQRTADLNRAMADPRLDAVVFARGGYGCGRILADLDFAPLRSRPKLFLGYSDLTAFYAALRRATGLAGFYGPMVLNFNGAGKEFRESSLWSVLSRSAGWNQFRLPRRGILREGRSEGMLIGGCLSILVSLLGTPFDLDTRGAILFWEEVDEEPYRIDRMLNHLRLAGKLENLRGMVVGRLERCNPKGKTPGLPLAEIVTDHLRGTRFPVVLDFPAGHAPGKLTLPLGLPARLDTGARLLEILT
- a CDS encoding ankyrin repeat domain-containing protein; the protein is MTTSEEMIAALKAGDTDRVTALLRSDPSLSSTRDPAGVSMVLLAVYLGRNDLAQLLCGGRKILDVFEAAALGSLGEVTSLARSEPGLVNAYSSDGFTPLHLAAFFGHPGVARLLLDCGAEVDAESRNGSRLRPIHSAAAHRQPAISLEIVRLLLARGADPNRKQEKGYTPLHQAAAQANLKMVELLLDQGAEVNSRTDDGRTALTLARDNGHDAASELLRRRGGVE
- a CDS encoding GWxTD domain-containing protein produces the protein MVKRLGFGSILTGLLAATLSFAAEIQPADWNQPGKKWSHGPVRCLLTAEEEKQLKGLKTDEDFKRFVKEFWERRDPTPGTPANEYLEFFAKRVDEANKRFIQTTETGAISDRGQVFLLLGMPAKVNTGKNMEWVYENVPHVTPASFKILFHAVEAGNILLLGKKDVEAIFNSNEFLRGLGPKAKEIFAPAPAVAQALPALESAPPPEAAATEESKLLDSLAGSDLLPTAIPLQVRTDVYQATKGDSFAVVTLAVARADAGSPLLGFARFAAESGDVRAVTLAAPDSFLPAETENADPSSSVLLFQGGAGLHPGRYILLAGVRSPETGKAGVVKQSIEIPKYEGGGLALSTVALVRKLEGPLTPPAVTDGKKAPFYLGSFRVVPSLDGVFKQGTDMAWYYQIYNAATDPATGQPNLTIQYDFLLKQKGDYHPVTAPQIEKNRTSQIAAFSFQLIKPTATQKGWVDGDYKLAIKVTDEVAQKSVTQEIPFRVIP